In Melospiza melodia melodia isolate bMelMel2 chromosome 5, bMelMel2.pri, whole genome shotgun sequence, the DNA window TGAAGGGTAGGAAAATGGGTAATGCAGTTAAACAGGGGACTACTAGAAAtctgttttgtttaaaaaataatttttaagaagCCTTAAACTAAGAGTTCAGTGTCTGCAATATGATTATTTTTAAGTACATCCATTTGGGTGTACTCTTATACTTAAGCATTCATGTAGTGTAGCACTTGAATATCTTGGTGGGCTTTCTCACACTGGAAACATTCCTTGTGTTTACAGTAAGTTGAGAAGCTGTATTTCTGTTAAAACATAATGAAAAGCAGCATTAGTAATACAATTTGGGGTAAGACATATTGTGTAGGGACTTCAAGAGTATCCCCTTGGCTGAAGAGATTTCAGCAAAGCTGTGTTCCCAATCTAAAGGTCAGACCTGGGAAATTCCGGATTTGGTCACGCTTATAATTTGCCAGTAATGTGCTGGTGATTAATTTTCAAGTTAGTGTAGTTTTAACATTTCTGTTGCATTGCTGCATCAAGATAGTGTGATCATAGAACTGTTACAGCAGGAGCCCTAATAAAAtttatgtattgtataagtggccttgccccgatcctagttgttctagatgggctacagctgtggtgtccttaattgggcagtagctgtggctagtgaagataactgggataaaagggggtgggctggctggttagggagagccttggaggagccctggtgaagaagcaggagcaacactgctgtgaagagctgtatgtgagaaaaccactcagaaggtatgggactctagaaatatgataataacaatatgaatacaacaaacTGTGGCTTGAGaacacctttgctgtgtgcctcTGCTTAGGGAAGCAATGCAATACTGAGCTTTGGTTACAGCAGGAGCTGTTATCAaataagtgctttttttttttggtaccagCTATGTAATGGGTgaatttttctcttgcttttgaaaGGGAAGGGTAATCTTACTTGCTTTGTTCATTCTTTGAGGTAATACTCTCTCTTCAGAGCCTCTAGTTTTGTTCCATGGAACCTTGTTGGTTCCATGGAGCCTCATGTCAACATTGCATCCAGTTTCTTTTTCTACCTCTGGCAGCCCCTTGCAGTTATGCCTCTCTTCTGGTTTAGTGAAGCAATTGTTAAGAGGTTAATGCAGTTGGAATGTCTGGAGCACCAAATGGCTCTGTTGTCATGGGGCTTGCAGCATTCCCAGGAGGTGCAGAACTCCAGGCACAACAAAGTTTGATGGGAGTTAGCAGAGCTTTGGTGACTGTAAATTAGAGACCTTGTTGCTCACTTCCTAAGTAGAGcatctgtggcactgcagaatgtTTCTGAAGCTGAGCACAGAATAGTAAAAATTTATATTTAACACACTGATGAGTTGAGTTTGCTCAGACTGGACGGTACATGATCATGTTAGAATTTGGCTTGAGCTGTCTCATGAAGCCTTTCCTGAAGCAtcaatgagaaaaagcagaaaactgtTGAATCTCGTTGAGGATATATGGGTCCTTTAAGAGTCTACCTCAGAAGTCTGGGAGGGAATGAACTGGCTGTACTGAGGATCCTGACAAGTATAATGCTTCTTTGCACTTCAACCCAAGTATCTTTGTTAAGAGAAATGGAAAATTTTGCTGAGAAAAACTCCGGATATAACCAGGTGCTCTGTCCTATTGGAAAAAATGTAAAAGACTTGTAAGTTATTGGGGGTGACAGGTAGTCAGAGGATCTTCTGttgctgttttgggttttttccctaatCTGAGGGATTTTTTCCATAATCTGAGCTGCCAGATTCTTTGATGTGTGAAGGAGATAGTTTGTGAAAGAAGTTACTGTCTGAGATTGCACAAATAGTTTTCTTTTCAAAGATATCAAAAATACTGTCCTTACTAGCCATATATGTGGGTAAAAAACCTACTGATTTTAGGGTGGTATGGGGAAGAAGGTCCTCCTGAGGCTTTTAAGGTTTTCTTAATCTAGTCAAACCCAAAAAAGCAATCCTCTGTTCATATTCATGATCATCATGGCCCATACTAGTATCTGCCTAAAAATGAGCACTCATTGATTGCAACAGAGCAGAAGCCAAGTAAATGCAACCAAAATACCTGGTCTTCACCTACCAGATGTAAAATGTGATGCATTTTAGGACAGTCTCAATGAGTTCACTTCTGTCTCGTctggcttttgtttctgctctcaAAATCATTAACTTTCAGATGAACAGTCAGATGTTTTAGAATAGTGGTTCTAGTGTAGGACTCTACAGAATACTTGTCTAAACAGTTAAGAAAGCAATATATTGTCATTGGGTTTAAATTAGCTGTGCAGATGtttctgactcctgaaaagcaccAAGCCTACAAATCAAGGAGGGGAAGATTTGAACATGATTGGTTTGTgagttgtggggttttgttttaagGTTATTTCTTCACAGACAAAAACAGTCTGGGCCTGTGTTTTTGATTCTGTATTTCAGAGGATATATGGAAAGGTTTCTCAGGATAAACATGTTTGAATTCAATATCTTGAGGAAATAAGAGCTTTGTGTAAATTCAGAGCACTGATTATGATGTTGCcatgttttttccctttttttatagTAATATGGATGAAACTTGGTAAGATTTGTGCTTGTTTGTTAAAAAGGCAGTTCTAAAGATCCCTTATTTTAGAGAAGCCTGTGTACTTTATAAGTGCAGATTCTAAGATATATACATTATAACTTGTCTCAATATCTGTCCACTCTTGTGGTAGAAAGTTTTTTCTTCCACCTAGTGCTGCCAAGTTAGTGCTGCCTCATCTTGTTTGAAGAAAGGAATCTTACGGACAATtaaagaaaattcaaaatattACCAATTAAAATCTCAGAAGAACAAAGCCTAGATATCATGTTTTAGCTGGCACTCCCTTACAATATTGTCTGTGTCTTAGAATTGTTTCAGCTCATCTGCTTGTCTGCCTTAAGGATCAGGATAAACTAACTATTCATTTAAAATACCTCTGGTTTCTGTTCCTGATACTTCACTGTATTTTCTAGTCACAGGAGGTCCCTTCACTTTTTTCTTAGTTCAAGTGAAATGATCCCTTTTGATATTTTTGTAGCAGACCCCAGGCTGCTCAATGTATTTTAAATTACTAGATTTTACTGTTAATTGAGAGTGTTTGGAGTGGCTTCTGGGAGGGTAGCTGTAAGTTGAAGAGTCTTCCTTAGCAGTCAGTTTTGGTCTGCTTTGGAGTAAAAGGTGTTAGAGGGTAGGTTACCAGATACAGGCACTTGTTCAGCAGTAAGTTTTTGCCATATGTTAGCTCAATGTCTATAACATCAGAGTGCATTTTGTAGACCAACAAGAAGCAATACAAAATATTGACTTTTTTATGGTAAGGTATTTTTGGGGATGCATATTTACTTCAAATGTATTAAATAAATCATTATTAATTTCAGAGTTAAATTACTTGAGATATAATCAAAATTATTTTACCACTTGCCCAACATTGCTGCATTACTTATTGTGAGTCTTACTGTGTAAGCATGTTGCAAGCATCTGTTTTGTTGAGGTTAAAGTTAGCAGCAtattgttttttttaatattttttgttctCCTGTTTTGCAGAATGATTGATTGGCTGTCCTGGCCTCTGGCTCAGCATGTGGAAACGTGGGTGATTGCACTGCTGAAAGGATTGGCTGCAGTCCAGAAATTTACCATCCTCATTGATGTCACCCTGCTTAAAATCGAATTGGTATGTtggaaaaaagcattcaaaaaagggagagggaaaggaattGCTACCAGCTATGCTATTTTGTAGCATCCTTTTTATTGTAACATACAGTATCTTCTTATTCTGCAAATATGATGTAAATGCATTTATGGCTGTCACTTGCATGTAACGATTTTGTCTATTTCAAATGGCTGTGTGTTTGAAGATTTTTTTGTGTTAACTGAAATTTTACTTTGCAGATTCACTGAAataaatgtgggtttttttaggTCTTTAATCGACTTTGGTTTCCTCTAGTGAGGCCTGGTGCCCTTGCTGTCCTTTCCCATATGTTACTTAGTTTCCAGCATTCTCCAGAAGCTTTTCATTTGGTGAGTTACTAAATAATTGTTTTTCAGTGCTTTGAAATGTCACTCACTGTGTAGTTTCTGAAATGGGTATAAAGAGCAACAGAATTGATGTGCTTGGATTTTGTCTGTTGGAAGGTTGTAGAATCGGGTTCCTGTGGTTATAGGAAGGCTTTTTAGATTCCAGATTCAACCACTTCATCTATAACTGGAAACAAGCATTGTCCTTCCTTGTATGTACCTGTTTCTGGCAGGAGTATGTGGGCATCACATTAACTGCATGCTTCTGGAAATCCATTTTGTGTGTGGAATTTGCTGATAAAGTTGGACGGCAAGTAGGTTTTTGAGGACAGCTGTTTGGGGAAAACAGGTAGCAGAGGTAATCTGCTCTGTGTAACCTGGTCACCCTGAATAGGCTCATGAGACCCAGAAGTACTTAACTTCCAGAAGGCTGTGCAGTCTGTGTCAGTCTTCATGGGCAAATTAAAGGTCACCATTTTTAATGACCCCTTTTCAAAATGCATTCCATTAGTTAAGGCCATGGATAGGGTGTGAGAGTGACTGTGTTAATACAGCAATGTGTTCCCACACTTGGCATTAAGCTTAAAGCTTAGGAGAACATCTGAGATTCAGTAGTAACAGCCTGGCACGTTGTCTCTGTAACTGTTTCCAAGGCTCTGAAGGGGCATGAAGCCCTTTGTTTAATGTCAGAGTAATTGCCTTATGCCCGTTGGCTTTTACCGAGAGATCTCCGAAGTTTCTCCAGTGCCCTGATCTTGTCTTAGGATAGAAATTTGAGTTACAGTTAAAAGCTCTGAATATGTTCAAAGCATAAATATTTCATatgtttttctgtcttttcttttttcctgagaGAGACAAAACATTAGACAAAATGTAATATATCAGATCGCCTATTCTAGTAGAAGGAATTTGATTTACCAAAGAAAATTTCTATTGGAGGCTGCATGCTGTCTTGCATAAATATCTCCCTGCAAGATTTCATGACCATTTTAAACCATTTTCTTCACTATCATTTATTTGTGCTACTACCATTTAGTATTCTGTAATATCTTCCTTCACTTTAAGTACTTGTTTACTTTTTTAGTAACAAATGGTCTGATTATGAAAGTGTCAAATGCACATTTGATAAATAGAAATTAATTTACTTGGTAATGCATCTGAAATTACATTCCATCTCCTTATACTTGAGCATCATTAACGTAAATTTTGTTTTTGTAGCAGAAGCAGTCTTGTACTTGAAGTGTATGATGTAGAACTTACGATCATCAAAAATCTACTGATATATAAAAGTTTAATGCAACCTTGAGCCAGAAGAGATAATTCTGTGTATTCAAAGCGTAGCTTGCAGTATTATCCAGCCTGCAGAATTTTACTCTTTGGCAGAACTGAGAACCTACcctttttctcttcttcccaTGTGCTTTGTCTGTTCAGAATTATCGTATCTCAGATACAAATCTGTATTTTGCACCTAGCCTTTTTTACTTTGGTGTTTTGAACTATATCAGTTCTTGTAATTGCTATGCCTTCCTCAGATTCCTATCTTCTTATGATTCCCCTTCTGTATTTTATGCTTTTAGCTTAAAAATTGTTTGAAAGTAATTAATGATGAGAAGTTATACTGTCAGCTTCTTTCACAGTTAATCAATCTTAATCGCTTGGAGACTGGCAAAGGTGTCTGCTTTGAAGTAAACTTCCGCTTGATGTCTTAAGGCTAATGTCTTGCACATTTAAAAGTAGAGAGCTGtgctgaagaagaggaaggagatgaAGTCAACATTTGATTCCAATCTGGCCAGTTTAAAGTATTCCTGAATCTGAACTAAGTCTCTGATAGATTACTATAGCTGTGGTAAACTTTCAGCTTGTAGTAAATGACATGGTTGTGGTTTATGGAGCTGAGCTGCCTCACTAGGTGGAGCTATGGGCCAGTTTCCTTCTTGTAGGAATagcaggaatttattcattgGCTCCTGAGTCCAAGCATTAGATTCTGTTAAAGGAAAATTTAGAGGTTTGTTTTAAAAACTGTATCTGTGAAATCAGAACAAGATACTAAACTGTTAGTGGTGGCACAAAAGCAAAATGTTTGCAGTTAATATCCTTAATGAGTACTTTTGGACACTTGACTGTTTAAAACGTTAGCATGCACCTTTTTAAGTtcataaagttccttttaaaactTGCTATGTGAGCTAAAGAGAGCATTGAACAATTGTGCTGCTTGAAAATTGTAATATATTAAGAGTAATGTATGTTTTTCAAGTCATTGTTTCTCAACCACTTCTTATTTAATAACAAAAGATCTTCTGTCATTTGGCATGTATAAACCAATGAAGTTCAATTAAGTATTTtgtagaagaaaacaaaaaggagaaaatggAGTTAACACCTTTttgcttgtttctttgttttcccaTTTAGATTGTCCCACATGTGGTGAGTTTGGTTCACTCCTTCAAGAGAGATGGCTTGCCTTCCAGTACAGCCTTTTTGATGCAGTTGACAGAGTTGATACACTGTATGATGTATCATTATTCAGGTTTTCCAGAGCTCTATGAACCCATTCTGGAAGCTATTAAGGTACATTAGAAATGTTAAGAGCATGGAATGTTTTTTGTTTCCCAGATGTGAAGCTGTAGTTCCACAGATCCAAATTCATTAGCGCTTCCACATAGAGAAAAGAGCTAACCACATCATCTCATGTCACTCTTGTGTTTGAAATATAAAATGAGTATAAAGCTTTGGAGAAGgttgggggagggaagggaacaaGGGAGGGCAGTCTGTTGTATCTCCTCGGCTATCAGGGGCAGCAGCAAGACCTTGAAGAACTGGGGAGCAGGGGGATggcaacaaacaaacagaaacaaataaacaaacctaTTAAGCGTGTTAAATGTTTGTCTTGTAGGACATGCCCAAACCCACTGAAGAGAAGATTAAGTTGATCCTCAGTCAGAGTGCCTGGACTTCTCAATCCAGTTCTTTGCCATCTTGTTTATCTAGACTTTCTGGAAAATCTGAAACTGGGAAGACAGGCCTAATAAATCTAGGAAATACTTGCTACATGAACAGTGTTATTCAGGCACTTTTTATGGCTACAGAGTAAGTGCTTCTTAACAGCTTTTTTCATTGCAAATAATTCTTGCAGTTACTGCATTATTGATTTTCACAGAATAGTAACTTGTCCTGGGGTCTCTTACCTTGCTATAGCTGAGTGGGTTGTTTTGCACTCAGTTACTGGTTGCTTTGTTCAAGTTCAGTTCTGGAAACTGCAATTTTAGCCACTAAAAATCCTGATTCTTCTACCCAGTGTCAAAAGATAAGTCCTTTTCCCTCACTGTCCTTGCTCACTGCTGTATTGTAAAAATTTTCGGTGATGCTTTTGTTATACTCTGGAAGGGTATTAAAAAAAGTCTGTCTGTATCCTATTCCTACACATTTAAATGTTTAAAGACATGGGTGTTTTGCAGTGTTAATTCTTACCATACAGTAATTTTACATCTGCACTAGAGCAGAGTTCCAGTATTAAAGGAAGTGTTATGTGCTTTGCTTTTTCAATTTAAAGTAATTATCTGAGCTGGAATGATAACTGAATTGTTAGAAGTCTAGCTAGGAAAGTCTTTCATTTGTCTCTCTTTCAGTTTCAGAAGACATGTTTTATCTCTGAATCTAAATGGCTGTAATTCCCTAATGAGAAAATTACAGCATCTTTTTGCATTTTTGGCCCATACCCAGGTATGTCAGTTTTTCATCTGTTTTTCTTTAAGCTTAGATCTATGTACCAAAATTGAGAAACAAACATGATGCCATGGGGAGTCCTCTTGAGTATTTCAAGTACAAATATTACATTTTTGTATGGGAATCAGTCTGCCTTCAAATGCTCAGATGGTGTGGATGGACTTAGAAATACACATTTCTCTAGGTGGATTATGTTGGAGTTTTGTTGTTTCTATTTATAGGTAGTGATAGGTTTTCTTTGAggagaaagaatgaaaaaatcCAAATAAGACCTCAGTTGATATACAAGCTGATTTTATGTATCTTTCTAGGGTAAACTGTGACCTTCATTGACTTTTACACTAAATTTGATTGTAGTTCAAATTCTAATGTGAACATTATTAGCTGTTCAAAACATTTTGCTAATGCTGGAAAGGCACAAGAGAGCTTCAAAATAAATGGGTCCTTATGAAGTACTGGTGTTCTGAAGAAAGCAAACAGGTTTTTTTAACTCACCAGCAAGAAAGATAGCTGCTGTAATACCTGGCTTGTACTCACTAAACATGAATATTTGCTGGCAGGATAAACTACTTGTATCTTTGTACTAGAGGTGATTGCCACAAAATTAATGGCTCTCCCTTTGTATGATTAAGTTGTTTAAATGTTTGTGTACCTTGTGTTTCATTCAGCTACTCTGTGATAATGTAGTCCATAGTTCAGCtgttaatattaaaataatataatcaaCTGAAGTTATTATATTGCAACTATGTAACCTTGTCTGTTCTCTCACTTGAACAGAGGGAGGCCTATGCTCCTAGAATTTTCTTTGAAGCTTCCAGACCACCATGGTTCACTCCTCGGTCCCAGCAGGATTGTTCAGAATATCTCAGATTCCTGCTAGACAGGTACGGTTCTGGTGCCATCGATGGGAATCAATCTGCAGCCTCACCATGTAATGTTGAGCTCCTAGGAGCAGTCATGTAACAGTTCCAGTGCATGAGTGGGGATCAGGAGTTTTCAACCTCATTCCTCTCTATAGTCTACAAACTACTTTTCTTCATGGGTTTAGTCTGTAGTGAACTCTGGATGCCATATTGAGTCCAGATAATTGAGAACATGTTACGGTGGTAACAATGTGCCATTTTTATAAATCTAAACATGGGTGTTATGTTTAAGTCGTGGTCCTGTTGTTAATAGCAGTTGGTGAAAGCAGTTTAGTTGTGCTTCTGGAATTTCATGTTGGTGGAGACAGCTGTATTTCATACAAGGTGTGCATGTCACAAAGAGATGTACATGTCTTTATAACCAGTTTAAGCTAGGAAACTAGCTGTGGCAAAGATAAATCAGTAATACCTACATTTATTaataatgctttttatttttggCTTGCTAAAGAGGACTTAAGCAGTATTACTTTAAGACACATTCTGCTCTTGGAGAAATTTATCTCAATAGTGAAATAGTGTTCTCTCTTTTTTTATGTCCATGTTTTGGGTTCCTCTTTCAGTTTGGATTTTCTTGCCACAGAACTTTCTTGGCTGCAGAATTCTGACATTTTCTTTGTTTATGGCCAGACTATTTCCAAATAGTTACTTTTTCTCTTACCAAGTCTGACATACAGGCCAAATCAACTCAGGAGCTGATTTATTAACGCAATGTaatggtaaataataaaaacatttttaggtttttttaatatttgccaGTTTCTTCAATATAGCCATTGTGTTCTGTTATATATGAGACCCACAATAAATGTATTTGTGCCACTTGCACTGTAGTTTGGAGCTCTATGCTTCAGCTTCCTTACATAAAAAAataagaaacagattttttttttagtttaagatACTTTAGCAACTTAACCATCTGTGGTTTTTAGCTGGAAAAAAATGTGAAATAGTGTGGCAATGTTTGGAGTATAGCACAGTTACTTGGATTTATCTTTCTTTGTTTTCAGGTTGCATGAAGAAGAGAGAACTTTGAAAGCATTGTCTTCAGCAAAGAGTTCTGAAAGTATTATGACTGACAAGTCCCGGGCACAAGAAACTGCCCATAAAGCATTTACTGAAGCACCTTGTATGGAAAGTGAAGAAAGAACTCTAATAGAGAAGATGTTTGGAGGAAAATTGAAGACTAACATATGCTGTTTGAACTGCAAAAGTATGTCTCAAAAGGAAGAAGCTTTCACAGATCTCTCTTTGGCTTTCTGTCCCCCAGCTTCCTTAGAGAATGCTGACCCAAAGTGCATAGAACATTCTGAAGTGAAAGATGACTACATGGTGCAAAGTAATGCTTCAGCTACCAGTCCTGATGCAGAAACACCTCTCAGTAATTTGGAAGTAAATCGTGGATGTGACACAAGAATGAATGAAGGAACTATAGATTTTTCTAGTGAGCCAAGCTCTGAGAATACCACTATTTCTGAACTCAAAGTTGAAAATAATGGGGATATGTCTCAGAGTCTAGTAGGTAAAAACACCCTGTCAGTTACAGActtgctcaattattttctggCACCTGAAATCCTTAGTGGAGACAACAAATATTATTGTGAAAAGTGTGCCTCTTTACAGAATGCTGAAAAAACTATGCAAATCATTGAGGAACCTGAATACCTCATTCTCACTCTTTTGAGATTTTCATATGATCCAAAATGTCACATAAGGCGCAAAATCTTGGACAATGTTTCTCTACCACTTGTATTGGAACTGCCAGTGAAAAGAGCAACGTCTCCTTTAGCTGTTGTTTCAGGAGGCTGGTCTGTTGGTGTGGAGATTTCTGACACTGGAGAAAACCTTGCTAAAAAACTGAAGCCCTCTGGTGCTGATGAAGTGACCTGCCCACAGCTGGTGCCCTATGTGTTGAGCTCTGTGGTGGTGCATTCTGGGGTATCCTCTGAAAGTGGGCATTATTATTCATATGCTAGAAATGTTACTGGATCAGGACCTTCAGGGCTCTGCCACCAGTCTACAGCTCTTTCTTTAGTTGCTCCTCAGGATAAGTTGTTTACAGAGGAGAGTCCTTGTACTGTTGTAGAGAATGAGCTGGACACTGAGATGCCAAGAGAATGGTTTCTGTTCAATGACAGCAGAGTGACATTTACCTCATTTCAGTCAGTCCAGAAAATCACCAGTAGATTTCCAAAGGACACTGCTTATGTTCTGTTTTACAAAAAGCAGAACAGCACCTGTGGCTTAAACACCAATCCAGCAAATGGCCTGTGGGTAAATGGAGACCCTCCTCTACAAAAAGACCTCATGGATGCTATTACAAAAGATAACAAACTGTACTTGCAGGTAAGATGGAAGTTTTGTGT includes these proteins:
- the USP38 gene encoding ubiquitin carboxyl-terminal hydrolase 38, translated to MDKILEGLVSSSHPLPLKRVIVRRVVESAETPLSQAQCRAMFALGTRLVLQGPDPFQRQVGRQVLDAYGRFHRAEFEAFFNRGLVLGLLQRGYGELSNRDPAILDYIQAGLRLIMSCPSVLELFELLQVEALRLVCERPAPPLCARLCQLLGDFPQCLPRGRKLSLAFCQQLVRSIAHFQSQGTREAELRLYVSQVSQVSALLRSVWKAEPDTLLPSLQELFAVISAADTSFEPSVALASLVQHIPLQMITVLIRSLTTDPNVKDTSMTQALCRMIDWLSWPLAQHVETWVIALLKGLAAVQKFTILIDVTLLKIELVFNRLWFPLVRPGALAVLSHMLLSFQHSPEAFHLIVPHVVSLVHSFKRDGLPSSTAFLMQLTELIHCMMYHYSGFPELYEPILEAIKDMPKPTEEKIKLILSQSAWTSQSSSLPSCLSRLSGKSETGKTGLINLGNTCYMNSVIQALFMATDFRRHVLSLNLNGCNSLMRKLQHLFAFLAHTQREAYAPRIFFEASRPPWFTPRSQQDCSEYLRFLLDRLHEEERTLKALSSAKSSESIMTDKSRAQETAHKAFTEAPCMESEERTLIEKMFGGKLKTNICCLNCKSMSQKEEAFTDLSLAFCPPASLENADPKCIEHSEVKDDYMVQSNASATSPDAETPLSNLEVNRGCDTRMNEGTIDFSSEPSSENTTISELKVENNGDMSQSLVGKNTLSVTDLLNYFLAPEILSGDNKYYCEKCASLQNAEKTMQIIEEPEYLILTLLRFSYDPKCHIRRKILDNVSLPLVLELPVKRATSPLAVVSGGWSVGVEISDTGENLAKKLKPSGADEVTCPQLVPYVLSSVVVHSGVSSESGHYYSYARNVTGSGPSGLCHQSTALSLVAPQDKLFTEESPCTVVENELDTEMPREWFLFNDSRVTFTSFQSVQKITSRFPKDTAYVLFYKKQNSTCGLNTNPANGLWVNGDPPLQKDLMDAITKDNKLYLQEQELSARTQALQAASASCSFRPNGFDDNDPPGSCGPTGGGGGGGFSTVGRLVF